In a single window of the Methanofollis ethanolicus genome:
- a CDS encoding 30S ribosomal protein S3ae, with translation MAKRKQVGKRVEGWKAKSWYKVYGPEAFGKTYIGDTISADPSLVMGRVMQTTLGEISQDYAKQHIKMRFRVNNVAGDAAYTEFVGHDITRDYMRGLVKRNTSRIDSIILVPTKDGKKVRLTITCFTINRANFSQVHEIRAVTMKSALEQAAQSSFEEFSKAVVSGETAKEVFKLIKPIFPVRRVEVIKSKLETAPIVVAA, from the coding sequence ATGGCAAAGAGAAAGCAGGTTGGAAAGAGAGTCGAAGGCTGGAAGGCCAAGTCCTGGTACAAGGTCTACGGTCCCGAAGCATTCGGCAAGACCTATATCGGCGACACGATCTCCGCTGACCCCTCCCTCGTGATGGGCCGCGTGATGCAGACCACGCTCGGCGAGATCTCGCAGGACTACGCGAAGCAGCACATCAAGATGCGCTTCAGGGTGAACAACGTCGCCGGCGACGCGGCCTATACCGAGTTCGTCGGGCACGATATCACCCGCGACTACATGCGCGGGCTCGTGAAGAGAAATACCTCCAGGATCGACTCCATCATCCTCGTCCCCACGAAAGACGGGAAGAAGGTGCGCCTGACCATCACGTGCTTCACCATCAACAGGGCGAACTTCAGCCAGGTGCACGAGATCAGAGCGGTGACGATGAAGAGCGCCCTTGAACAGGCGGCCCAGAGCTCCTTCGAAGAATTCTCGAAGGCTGTTGTCTCGGGCGAGACTGCCAAGGAAGTCTTCAAGTTGATCAAGCCGATCTTCCCGGTCCGCCGGGTCGAGGTCATCAAGTCCAAGCTCGAGACCGCGCCCATCGTGGTCGCGGCCTGA
- a CDS encoding KEOPS complex subunit Pcc1 codes for MIRIEGTITTGSAHAECVASALAPDNLSGMETAAAGDDAVVTGIRGEHLRSVTASVDDYLMNLAIAEEVCSYLLEKAGRA; via the coding sequence ATGATCCGGATCGAGGGCACCATCACGACCGGGAGCGCACATGCAGAGTGCGTCGCCAGCGCCCTCGCACCCGACAACCTCTCCGGCATGGAGACGGCGGCCGCGGGCGACGACGCGGTCGTCACCGGGATCCGGGGCGAACACCTGCGGTCGGTGACGGCGTCGGTGGACGACTACCTGATGAACCTCGCCATCGCGGAGGAGGTCTGCTCGTACCTCCTCGAAAAAGCGGGCAGGGCCTGA
- a CDS encoding HD domain-containing protein gives MHTTDDEIRTYVETTLSRSGSHGLDHTLRVTALCREIGLVEGADMRVLVPAALLHDIARPLEAKTGVPHEEEGARIAEEYLGSIGYDTALVPAVAHAIRAHRYSTGAAPATLEAQVLSDADKLDAIGAVGLARTFLQAGERGGGIPDAVDHIHEKLLKLKGLMYTETARTLAEERHAFLSAFVGALEDEMRRR, from the coding sequence ATGCACACCACCGACGACGAGATCCGGACCTACGTCGAGACGACCCTCAGCCGCTCAGGTTCCCACGGCCTCGACCACACCCTCAGGGTCACCGCTCTCTGCCGGGAGATCGGCCTCGTCGAGGGCGCCGACATGCGGGTGCTCGTCCCGGCCGCTCTCCTCCACGACATCGCCCGCCCTCTTGAGGCGAAGACCGGCGTCCCCCACGAGGAGGAGGGGGCGAGGATCGCGGAAGAATATCTCGGGTCGATCGGCTACGACACCGCCCTCGTCCCGGCCGTCGCCCACGCCATCCGCGCCCACCGGTACAGCACCGGGGCAGCGCCCGCGACACTGGAGGCGCAGGTCCTCTCCGACGCCGACAAACTGGACGCCATCGGGGCGGTCGGCCTCGCCCGCACGTTTCTCCAGGCGGGCGAACGCGGGGGCGGCATCCCCGACGCCGTCGATCATATCCACGAGAAACTCCTGAAGCTGAAGGGCCTGATGTACACCGAAACCGCCCGCACCCTCGCGGAGGAGAGGCACGCCTTCCTGAGCGCCTTCGTCGGCGCTCTCGAAGACGAGATGCGCCGGCGGTGA
- a CDS encoding 30S ribosomal protein S15, whose product MARMHARRRGKSCSVAPYRTEAPEWCGMSADEAVKIVVDLRKKGSSSSEIGFTLRDKYGVSDVKLVTGKKIGEILEEHDLGSDLPEDLRNLIAKALGMRKHLAENKNDLHNKRQLQLTESKVRRLVRYYTTSGKLEKGWTYKPETAEILLSR is encoded by the coding sequence ATGGCACGAATGCATGCACGAAGGAGAGGCAAGTCCTGTTCCGTCGCCCCATACCGTACTGAAGCACCCGAGTGGTGCGGCATGTCGGCCGACGAAGCCGTGAAGATTGTTGTCGACCTTCGCAAAAAGGGCAGCTCCAGCAGCGAGATCGGGTTCACCCTCAGGGACAAGTACGGCGTCTCTGATGTCAAACTCGTGACCGGCAAGAAGATCGGTGAGATCCTTGAGGAACACGACCTCGGGTCAGATCTCCCGGAGGACCTCCGCAACCTGATCGCCAAGGCGCTCGGGATGAGGAAGCACCTTGCCGAGAACAAAAACGACCTTCACAACAAGCGGCAGCTCCAGCTCACCGAGTCCAAGGTGCGCCGCCTGGTGAGGTACTACACGACAAGCGGAAAGCTCGAGAAGGGCTGGACCTACAAACCGGAGACTGCCGAGATTCTCCTCTCCAGATAA
- a CDS encoding Fic family protein → MYVPPPPEKVPDLLHNLELFIQQKDKTPLLIKAALIHAQFESIHPYIDGNGRMGRLLITFFLYYRGMLSKPLLYLSVYLKKHQQEYYQILNDVRYGGDWERWIAFFLTGVIETSTNSVETAKKIIDLRSDLVKTLLEKNIGGVIALKFIDVLFETPVITVSRAAEALDVSRQTANSLVKKFEDAGILVEITGNKRYKRYMFGDYLRIVQEGTYR, encoded by the coding sequence ATGTACGTCCCTCCCCCGCCCGAGAAAGTGCCGGATCTGCTGCACAACCTCGAACTGTTCATCCAGCAAAAGGACAAGACCCCTCTGCTCATAAAAGCGGCCCTGATACATGCGCAGTTTGAATCCATCCACCCCTACATCGATGGGAACGGCCGGATGGGAAGGCTCCTGATCACCTTCTTCCTCTACTACAGGGGCATGCTCTCAAAGCCGCTTCTGTACCTGAGTGTCTACCTGAAAAAGCACCAGCAGGAATATTACCAGATCCTCAACGACGTCAGGTACGGCGGGGACTGGGAGAGATGGATCGCGTTTTTCCTCACAGGAGTGATCGAGACCTCCACCAACTCCGTCGAAACGGCGAAAAAGATCATCGACCTCAGGTCAGACCTCGTGAAAACTCTCCTGGAGAAGAATATCGGCGGTGTGATCGCCCTGAAGTTCATCGACGTGCTCTTTGAAACGCCGGTAATAACTGTTTCCCGTGCCGCCGAAGCCCTCGATGTCAGCCGCCAGACTGCAAACTCTCTGGTGAAAAAGTTTGAAGACGCCGGCATCCTCGTCGAGATCACGGGGAACAAGCGCTATAAAAGGTATATGTTCGGTGACTATCTCCGCATCGTTCAGGAAGGCACATACAGGTAG
- a CDS encoding DHHA1 domain-containing protein has translation MSIQAAAERVAGKIRATDFVEVYAHHDADGIAAGAILSQAMLRAGLRFRLRIRQGIRADEISRPESTLLCDLGAGLADLPESTMVVDHHVPHFTGEFHVNPHLAGLDGEQELSASGAAYLVAQALGDNRDLAGLAVLGMIGDGQQFSGTNREILNEGIANGFISPERALLLPGNTLHEALETAVTPYISGISGNDDAVTRILDAATGEEEVADDVLLSLLALDAGADAAPSVFSRVYGDRYRLEREVIEDARTLTAVIDGCGQQGRGGLAASVCLRAPECVPEAMEVAGAFRRRVLDALATRKADDAGTIYEVDDPVAASGVADCLAYDLRQTGPVAVIAPAGDVWQVSARCPPGVETDLEEILRTVAAQTGGTGGGHRNRGGARIPADRIGEFRKEFARMVAA, from the coding sequence ATGTCCATTCAGGCCGCTGCTGAACGGGTGGCAGGGAAGATCCGTGCCACCGACTTTGTCGAGGTCTACGCGCACCATGACGCCGACGGGATCGCCGCAGGAGCGATCCTCTCTCAGGCCATGCTCCGCGCGGGCCTGCGTTTTCGGCTGCGGATACGGCAGGGCATCAGGGCCGACGAGATCAGCCGGCCCGAGTCGACCCTGCTCTGCGACCTCGGTGCCGGCCTTGCCGACCTGCCGGAGAGTACGATGGTCGTCGACCATCATGTCCCCCACTTCACCGGGGAGTTCCACGTCAACCCGCACCTTGCGGGCCTCGACGGGGAACAGGAACTCTCGGCATCGGGCGCGGCCTACCTGGTCGCCCAGGCGCTCGGGGACAACCGCGACCTTGCAGGGCTTGCTGTCCTCGGCATGATCGGGGACGGCCAGCAGTTCTCCGGCACCAACAGGGAGATCCTGAACGAGGGGATCGCCAACGGCTTCATCAGCCCGGAGAGGGCCCTTCTCCTTCCGGGAAACACGCTGCACGAAGCCCTTGAAACGGCGGTCACTCCGTACATCAGCGGCATCAGCGGGAACGACGACGCCGTGACCCGCATCCTCGACGCCGCAACAGGCGAGGAAGAGGTGGCCGACGACGTCCTCCTCTCCCTTCTCGCGCTGGATGCCGGGGCTGACGCGGCACCGTCGGTCTTCTCCCGCGTGTACGGCGACCGTTACCGGCTGGAACGCGAGGTGATCGAGGACGCACGCACCCTCACCGCCGTCATCGATGGCTGCGGCCAGCAGGGCCGCGGCGGACTTGCGGCATCGGTCTGCCTCAGGGCCCCGGAGTGCGTCCCCGAGGCCATGGAAGTCGCGGGGGCCTTCAGGCGCCGGGTGCTCGACGCACTCGCCACCAGGAAGGCCGACGACGCCGGGACGATCTACGAGGTCGACGACCCTGTGGCGGCAAGCGGCGTTGCCGACTGCCTCGCCTACGACCTCAGGCAGACCGGGCCGGTCGCGGTGATCGCACCGGCCGGGGATGTCTGGCAGGTCTCGGCACGCTGTCCGCCGGGCGTGGAGACCGACCTTGAGGAGATCCTCAGGACGGTCGCCGCGCAGACCGGCGGGACAGGCGGCGGTCACAGGAACCGCGGCGGCGCACGCATCCCGGCCGACCGGATCGGCGAGTTCAGGAAGGAGTTCGCCAGGATGGTGGCCGCATGA
- a CDS encoding aminotransferase class V-fold PLP-dependent enzyme, translated as MTAKSMREEKPIIYLNNAATTWPKPPAVVAATAASLARPVFGSGRTAGTEGEDYPMLAREALARLFHAGPAEHYIFTLNATDSLNLLIRGFLAAHPGPCHVLTTALDHNAVQRPLHELEREGRISLAVVPFDEDGHVSPAAVEEALRPETRLMVLAHGSNVLGTVLDIKAIGALLHDRGVYVVVDGAQTAGHIPVDLGALPVDAYVFTGHKGLFGIAGTGGFYIRDPDEVAPVRVGGTGTDSSSLVQPREMPEKFEAGTPNYPGLAALAAGVEFILSVGVDAIAEKAERKTAYIIGELEKEPNIVVHTRRPALPIVSFSITGMDDDDVGFVLARAYGVVTRTGLHCAPLVHRAIDGGKGSVRLSLSWFTTDEECRTAAAAIREVARHACRQVGSP; from the coding sequence GTGACAGCGAAGAGCATGCGAGAGGAAAAACCGATAATCTACCTGAACAACGCGGCGACGACCTGGCCGAAACCCCCGGCGGTCGTCGCGGCGACCGCGGCGTCCCTTGCCCGTCCGGTCTTCGGGTCAGGGCGGACCGCCGGGACCGAGGGCGAGGACTATCCCATGCTTGCACGGGAGGCCCTCGCCAGACTCTTCCATGCCGGGCCCGCGGAGCACTACATCTTCACCCTGAACGCCACCGACTCCCTGAACCTCCTCATCCGGGGATTTCTCGCCGCCCACCCCGGCCCCTGCCATGTCCTGACCACAGCCCTCGACCACAACGCGGTGCAAAGGCCCCTCCACGAACTGGAGAGGGAGGGGCGGATCAGCCTCGCCGTCGTCCCCTTCGACGAAGACGGCCACGTCTCCCCCGCCGCCGTCGAGGAGGCCCTCCGCCCGGAGACGCGGCTCATGGTGCTGGCGCACGGGAGCAACGTCCTCGGCACCGTCCTGGACATCAAGGCGATCGGCGCCCTCCTCCACGACCGCGGCGTCTACGTCGTCGTCGACGGGGCGCAGACCGCCGGCCACATCCCGGTGGACCTGGGGGCGCTCCCGGTCGACGCCTACGTCTTCACCGGCCACAAGGGCCTCTTCGGCATTGCCGGGACAGGTGGGTTCTATATCCGCGACCCCGACGAGGTGGCCCCGGTGAGGGTCGGGGGCACCGGGACAGACTCCTCCTCCCTCGTCCAGCCGCGGGAGATGCCCGAGAAGTTCGAGGCCGGGACGCCGAACTACCCCGGCCTTGCGGCGCTCGCGGCAGGCGTGGAGTTCATCCTCTCCGTCGGCGTGGACGCCATCGCGGAGAAAGCGGAGCGCAAGACGGCATACATCATCGGGGAACTCGAAAAGGAGCCGAACATCGTCGTCCACACGAGACGCCCGGCCCTGCCGATCGTCTCCTTCTCCATTACGGGGATGGACGACGACGACGTCGGGTTCGTTCTCGCCCGCGCCTACGGCGTCGTCACCAGGACCGGCCTCCACTGCGCCCCCCTCGTGCACCGGGCGATCGACGGCGGGAAAGGGTCGGTGCGGCTCAGTCTCTCCTGGTTCACCACCGACGAAGAGTGCAGGACCGCGGCCGCGGCCATACGGGAGGTTGCACGCCATGCGTGTCGTCAGGTCGGTTCGCCATAA
- a CDS encoding Fic/DOC family N-terminal domain-containing protein encodes MRSERAGTLVPQKGGYAAFVPKPLPPQDLDLDESLLLLLSKADTALARLDGVTQVLPNPDLFVAMYIKKEALLSSQIEGTQASLRGEGWSSKPTCSRRKMSTRSVKSSTTSRRWGTGWKNLSSPSLPSIFSMKFIGS; translated from the coding sequence ATGAGGAGTGAACGAGCAGGGACACTCGTCCCGCAAAAGGGTGGTTATGCGGCATTCGTCCCGAAACCGCTGCCGCCGCAAGATCTGGATCTCGACGAGAGCCTGCTCCTCCTGCTCTCGAAGGCCGACACAGCGCTGGCGCGGCTCGATGGTGTCACCCAGGTGCTCCCGAACCCCGACCTGTTCGTGGCGATGTACATCAAGAAAGAAGCTCTGCTCAGTTCGCAGATCGAGGGGACGCAGGCGTCGTTGCGCGGCGAGGGCTGGAGTTCGAAGCCGACCTGCAGCCGGAGGAAGATGTCAACGAGATCCGTGAAGTCGTCAACTACATCAAGGCGATGGGGCACGGGATGGAAAAACTTGAGTTCTCCGAGTTTACCGTCGATCTTCTCAATGAAATTCATCGGTTCCTGA
- a CDS encoding PAS domain S-box protein has translation MAYDLLSAFHAWPWKLPVLLAATGGAFAATVFAAASGVTVVVAYLFFVPVILAVFWYGWKGLAMAAALLVSYLLVIVFFFGTASSVFVEAIGRTVAIAAISILLTLLFARVSGLARDYQGIFEHSGAGTLVVDPAVPVVLASNRAAAGMLGFSPEDLEGRSFSSFFLDAAAGESAAAAIREGESLEGVEAALTARDGSVRWVRFSTGSLPGGGVACTLLDVSDRKEEAREMEALARFTGDNPNPVFRVNRAGRMTYANAAAAPLVSIRDTDAGRPFRVLIADAVARAMKEGKNEETEVTVSGRTFLCTVVPVAGEGYANIYGRDITARKTVEEAIRLEEQRLQALVMLNGMDDAQVSEITDFALESGTTLTGSDLGYFAFLNEDETVLTMQSWSKKTQELCRVKDPPKVYLLEKTGLWGEPVRQRRTIIVNDYAAPSSLKRGTPAGHPSIRRFLSVPVFAGGKIVAVAGVANRAAPYDEADARQLSLLMGGMWALLQRKQYAEDLARSENLYRTVFEATGTATMVLDEAGSVTHVNSRFGPFFGYEPTDLIGKSVWSTLFTGPAAEVTRRYHAERRYGTGTPSTYEVQVQDRKGQTRDVLLTAALIPGTSLSIVSLADITTLKETERELLERNRKLSFLSEIGDLSVSSASLPVMLGAMLQAVLRTLGLDGGAIHLLEPDGKRASLVCQYGIPDAAAVPTVLPAEEGEATPAWAAEQFTATVAVPLLAGQERLGVMTVGGDRPFSVGEQSFLAMAGRAIGPAVQRAVLRAEREQASEEANLYLDIMTHDINNANAVAMGYSSLLVSMLSGREEALAKGVLAGIRQSAEIITNVSTYRIMSRRRTRVEPIPLDRVIRGQVAVFSDVDVRYGGTDRIVAADELLSEVFANLIGNAVKFGGAGVTVWITVADRNGEVAVTVADNGPGIPDDQKGCVFERFVRNAPRVSGKGLGLWIVKMLVERYGGSIAAADRVAGSPGEGAAMVVVLRKAKAAGK, from the coding sequence ATGGCATACGATTTGCTTTCAGCCTTCCATGCCTGGCCGTGGAAACTGCCTGTCCTCCTTGCAGCGACAGGCGGCGCCTTTGCCGCCACCGTCTTTGCGGCGGCGTCCGGCGTTACGGTCGTTGTCGCCTATCTCTTCTTTGTTCCTGTCATCCTTGCGGTCTTTTGGTACGGCTGGAAGGGCCTTGCGATGGCGGCGGCCCTCCTCGTCTCCTATCTCCTGGTCATTGTGTTCTTCTTCGGCACGGCGTCGTCGGTCTTTGTCGAGGCGATCGGCCGCACCGTCGCCATTGCCGCTATTTCCATCCTTCTTACACTGCTGTTCGCCAGGGTCTCTGGCCTGGCGCGTGACTACCAGGGTATCTTCGAGCACTCCGGCGCCGGGACCCTGGTCGTCGACCCGGCGGTCCCGGTTGTGCTTGCTTCAAACCGCGCCGCCGCCGGGATGCTCGGATTTTCCCCGGAGGATCTTGAGGGACGGTCGTTTTCGTCCTTTTTCCTGGATGCAGCGGCCGGGGAGAGTGCCGCGGCGGCGATCCGGGAAGGTGAATCTCTGGAGGGGGTGGAGGCGGCGCTGACTGCACGGGACGGCAGCGTCCGCTGGGTCAGGTTCTCCACCGGTTCACTCCCCGGTGGAGGGGTTGCCTGCACCCTCCTCGATGTCTCGGACAGGAAGGAGGAGGCGCGGGAGATGGAGGCCCTCGCCCGTTTCACCGGCGACAACCCGAATCCCGTCTTCAGGGTCAACCGTGCCGGGAGGATGACGTACGCCAACGCCGCCGCCGCACCTCTTGTCTCCATCCGGGATACGGATGCGGGAAGGCCCTTCCGCGTGCTGATCGCCGACGCCGTCGCCCGCGCGATGAAAGAAGGAAAAAACGAGGAGACCGAGGTGACGGTCTCCGGAAGGACGTTCCTCTGCACGGTCGTGCCGGTGGCAGGCGAGGGCTATGCCAACATCTACGGGCGGGACATCACTGCCAGAAAGACGGTCGAGGAGGCGATCCGCCTCGAAGAGCAGAGGCTCCAGGCTCTTGTCATGCTGAACGGCATGGACGACGCCCAGGTGAGTGAGATCACCGATTTTGCTCTGGAGAGCGGGACCACGCTCACCGGCAGTGATCTCGGCTACTTTGCCTTTCTCAATGAGGACGAGACTGTCCTGACGATGCAGTCCTGGTCGAAGAAGACACAGGAACTCTGCCGGGTGAAGGACCCGCCGAAGGTGTACCTCCTTGAAAAGACTGGTCTGTGGGGGGAACCGGTCAGGCAGCGCCGCACCATAATCGTGAACGACTATGCCGCCCCCTCTTCCCTCAAGCGGGGTACGCCTGCGGGCCACCCTTCGATCAGGCGCTTCCTGAGTGTACCGGTCTTTGCCGGGGGGAAGATCGTTGCTGTCGCCGGGGTGGCGAACAGGGCAGCGCCGTACGACGAGGCCGACGCCCGGCAACTCTCTCTCCTGATGGGCGGCATGTGGGCGCTCCTGCAGAGAAAACAGTATGCCGAGGACCTGGCCCGTTCCGAGAACCTCTATCGGACGGTCTTCGAGGCCACGGGCACGGCGACGATGGTCCTGGACGAGGCGGGCTCGGTCACCCACGTGAACTCCCGTTTCGGCCCCTTCTTCGGGTACGAACCGACCGACCTGATCGGGAAGAGCGTCTGGTCCACCCTCTTCACCGGTCCGGCAGCGGAGGTGACGCGGCGCTACCATGCAGAGAGGCGGTACGGGACAGGGACGCCCTCGACATACGAGGTGCAGGTGCAGGACCGTAAGGGGCAGACGCGCGATGTCCTCCTCACCGCGGCACTCATTCCGGGGACCTCCCTGAGTATCGTCTCCCTGGCCGACATCACCACCCTGAAGGAGACCGAACGCGAACTCCTCGAACGCAACCGCAAACTCTCGTTCCTCTCCGAGATCGGGGACCTCTCGGTCTCGTCCGCCTCTCTTCCCGTCATGCTCGGGGCGATGCTACAGGCGGTGCTCCGGACTCTCGGTCTCGACGGCGGGGCAATCCACCTCCTCGAACCTGACGGGAAGAGGGCGTCGCTCGTCTGCCAGTACGGCATCCCCGACGCCGCTGCTGTCCCGACGGTCCTGCCTGCGGAGGAGGGGGAGGCGACGCCCGCCTGGGCGGCGGAACAGTTCACGGCCACGGTCGCGGTGCCCCTCCTCGCCGGGCAGGAACGTCTCGGTGTCATGACTGTCGGGGGCGACCGCCCGTTTTCCGTTGGAGAGCAGTCTTTCCTTGCCATGGCCGGGCGTGCGATCGGCCCTGCCGTCCAGAGGGCGGTCCTGCGGGCCGAACGCGAGCAGGCGAGCGAGGAGGCGAACCTGTACCTGGACATCATGACCCACGACATCAACAACGCGAATGCCGTGGCGATGGGGTACAGCAGTCTCCTGGTTTCGATGCTCTCGGGCAGGGAGGAGGCGCTGGCAAAGGGGGTGCTCGCCGGCATCAGGCAGAGCGCGGAGATCATCACGAATGTCTCGACGTACCGGATCATGAGCAGGCGGCGGACGAGGGTCGAACCGATCCCGCTGGACCGCGTGATCCGGGGGCAGGTCGCTGTCTTCTCCGACGTGGACGTCAGGTACGGCGGGACCGACCGCATCGTCGCGGCCGACGAACTCCTCTCCGAGGTCTTCGCGAACCTGATCGGGAACGCGGTGAAGTTCGGCGGCGCCGGGGTGACGGTCTGGATCACGGTGGCGGACAGAAACGGCGAGGTAGCGGTGACGGTCGCGGACAATGGTCCGGGCATCCCCGACGACCAGAAGGGTTGCGTCTTCGAGCGTTTTGTCCGGAATGCTCCCCGGGTCTCGGGCAAGGGCCTCGGCCTCTGGATCGTGAAGATGCTTGTCGAGCGCTATGGCGGGAGCATCGCGGCCGCGGACCGCGTGGCCGGCAGTCCGGGCGAGGGCGCGGCGATGGTCGTCGTCCTGCGGAAAGCGAAGGCGGCGGGGAAATAA
- the thiM gene encoding hydroxyethylthiazole kinase, with protein sequence MDAKICADLLSQVRERRPLVHHITNTVTINDCANITLSAGAAPVMAGAIEESGEMVAAAGALVLNIGTLDPAQVESMLLAGRRANDLGVPVVLDPVGAGATRLRTDAVQRILKEVKVAVLKGNAGEIGVLAGMGGKVRGVDSCGLAGDPVETAKACARSTGTVVAMTGETDVVTDGDRVVLVRNGNAMMDRLSGTGCMASSVVGSFVAVADDPLDGAAAALAAFGLAGERAAAVARGPYSFRTALFDELYGLTPDDLVEGARLEAV encoded by the coding sequence ATGGACGCAAAGATCTGCGCTGACCTCCTCTCGCAGGTGCGGGAGAGACGGCCGCTCGTACACCATATCACCAACACCGTGACGATCAACGACTGCGCGAACATCACGCTCTCTGCCGGGGCCGCGCCGGTGATGGCCGGGGCGATCGAGGAGTCGGGCGAGATGGTCGCGGCCGCCGGGGCCCTCGTCCTGAACATCGGGACTCTCGACCCGGCCCAGGTGGAGTCGATGCTCCTCGCGGGCAGGCGGGCGAACGACCTCGGCGTGCCTGTCGTCCTCGATCCGGTCGGGGCCGGGGCGACCCGCCTGCGGACCGACGCAGTCCAGAGGATCCTGAAGGAGGTGAAGGTCGCCGTCCTGAAAGGAAATGCCGGGGAGATCGGTGTCCTTGCCGGTATGGGCGGGAAGGTGCGGGGCGTGGACTCGTGCGGCCTCGCCGGCGACCCGGTCGAGACGGCGAAGGCCTGCGCCCGGAGCACGGGCACGGTGGTGGCGATGACCGGCGAGACCGACGTCGTCACCGACGGGGACCGCGTCGTCCTGGTCAGGAACGGGAACGCGATGATGGACCGTCTCTCCGGGACCGGGTGCATGGCCTCCTCGGTCGTCGGGTCCTTCGTCGCGGTCGCCGACGACCCCCTCGACGGCGCCGCGGCGGCCCTCGCCGCCTTCGGTCTTGCCGGGGAGAGGGCGGCCGCGGTCGCCCGCGGGCCGTATTCGTTCAGGACGGCCCTCTTCGACGAACTCTACGGCCTGACCCCCGACGACCTCGTGGAGGGGGCGCGGCTGGAGGCCGTCTGA